The Desulfuromonadaceae bacterium genome contains the following window.
ACCCCGGTTTCAATGTGCAACAAACCGCGATAATGGCCGATACCGTGGTCGGTATGGACGACAAAATCACCCTCTTTGAGCTCTGCGAGGGAGGACAGCAGCGCGTCGGTGCGCGCCGCTGTTAACCCGCGTCGCTTGGCGCGGTGGCCGAATATTTCCTCTTCGGTAAGGACCGCCAGCCGCTCGGTGGGAAGTTGAAACCCGGCATCCAGATTGCCGAGGGTGAGGGCAATGCCGCCGGGGGGGAGGGTTGCAGGAAAGCCTTCGGTCGCTGTCGGCAGTGCGAACGCATGCGGGGCAAGCAAGTCACGCAGACGCTCCGCCTGCCCGCGGCGGTGGCAGACCAGCAGCACCCGCCAGTGCGCGGTGCGCCACTGACGCAGACAATCGATCAGCGGTTGCAACCCTGCGTCGCTATTACGCAGGTCGACATGCAATTCACTGTTGGTGAGGACCTTCAGCGCGACGGCATCTTGCTCTTCGCCAAGCTGATAAACCCGCAATGCGGTGAATTCAATCTGCGGCTCGGTGCGTCGCCACACCGCCAGATCCTGGTAATCAAGATAAAGCTCGCTGACTGCAACATGCGGTTCAGCCGCCGCGCGCAGACGTGCTTCGCCGGCGCGCGCTTCGTCGCTCAGGCGATCCGCCTCCTGTTCCGCGTCCGTCGGGTCAAGCCAGACCCAACGCCGCTGCGGCAGATAATCGAGCAGCGTGTCAAGCTGCGCGTAATTGAGGGGCAAAAGGAAGGAGCGCCCCGGTGCAAGCAATCCTTCACGAACCTCTTCGAGGACCGCTTCGCGTTGCGGGCGGGGGATGCCGAGGGTGTCGCAACGTTCCTTGAGGCGCCGACTGAACGTGGCCAGATGTTCGCCGGAAAGAATCATCTCACGCGCGGGAAGAAGTTCCAGAACCGCCAGGTCCTGTGCCGCAGAACGTTGCGTGAGCGCATCAAAGGGACGCATTCGCTCAATGTAATCACCGAAAAATTCAATCCGTACCGGGTGCGCCCCGGTTGGTGGAAAAATATCAAGAATGTCGCCGCGCACCGCAAAGGTGCCGCGATCCTCGACCAGCGGCACCGGCTGATAGCCGAGGGCGAGCAAACGCGGCAACAGCTCGTTACGCGAGTACTCCTCTTCGACAATCAGCTTTTCGCGCAGTTCGGCGAGCACCGTGCGTGGGATCACCCGTTGCAAGAGCGCGCGCATCGTTGTAACCACGACCCGTACCTGGCCGTCGAGGAGTGCGGTCAGCGTCGCCAGGCGGGTTGCTTCAACTTCGGGATGGGGTGTCAGTGGATCGTAAGGACGCACTTCCCAATGGGGGAAGAGGCACACCGCACTGTCTGCCCCGCCAAAAAAAGTCAGGTCGTCGACCATTTGCCGCGCATTTTTCAGGTCCGCGGCAATCACCAGGAGCGGCTCAGCACAAATCGGCAATACTTCGGCCAGCAGGGCGGCACCGGCCGACCCGCGCAGACCATGTACTTCCAGCCGCGCGCGCGTCCGTGCCGCTGCCGTGGCGGCGGCGGAGAGGGTAATGGAGAGTTGCTCTGCGTTATGACTCGACATAAATCAAAGGTGTTTCCGAAATGTCTGGGCCTGCGTTTGTTGCTCTGCGTATGCCAAATATTATTACCACGAAGCACACAAGATCACGGAGAAAATCTGAGCATTTGACGCTTTTCGTGTTTTTGTGGGAGGTGCAAACGAAGTGCTAAAGCCCCCATTTAATTCACCGGGAGTTTTGCCGCCATCAACAGCAGAAATGGCGCGTCAGGGCACGCCCTTTCGCTTAGGGTGGATCGGTTGTTAGTCGCGCGGCACGGCGAGCATGCGGTCGAGAGTCAATTTCGCGCGTTCGCGCGTCGCTTCCGGAACGGTTACCACCGGACTCATCGTCTGTAAACACTGAAGAATATCTTCGAGCGAGGTCAGCTTCATGTTCGGACAGATCAAGCTTGTCGAGGGCAGAATGAATTCCTTGTCGGGATTATCCTTGCGCAGGCGGTAGAGAATGCCCATTTCGGTGCCGACAATAAACTTGTGCGCAGTGCTGTGGGCGGCGTATGCGTACATCCCGCTGGTCGAGCAGATGTGATCGGCCAGGGCGAGGATGTCCGGGGAACATTCGGGGTGCGCCATGAAGAGGGCGTCGGGGTGATCGGCCCGCGTGCGCTCAATATCGGCAACCTTGAGACGATCATGCGTTGGGCAATAACCCTCCCAGAAATAACAGGTTTTGTCAGTGAATGAGGCGATATAACGGCCGAGATTACGATCCGGCACCAGAATCAGTTCGTCGGCAGCGAGGGACTTAACGACGTTGATGGCATTCGAGCTGGTGCAGCAGATATCACTTTCCGCCTTGACGGCGGCACTCGAATTGACGTAGGTGACGACCGTGGCGCTTGGATGTTCGGCTTTCATGGCGTGCAACCCTGCGGGGGTGACCATGTCTGCCATCGGGCAACCGGCATCGGCGCGCGGCAGCAGGACCGTCTTGTCGGGAGCAAGGATCGCGGCGCTCTCTGCCATGAAATGCACCCCGCAAAAAACGATTATGTCGTTTTCGGCACGTGCGGCTTCTATCGACAAAGCCAGCGAGTCGCCGGTGATGTCGGCAATCTCCTGAACCTCGTCACGCTGATAATTGTGGGCCAGCAACAGGGCGTTGTGTTCCACGCATAACCGCTTGATTTCCTGTATGATTTCTGTCTGTTCCATCAGTCCACCTCTCAAGCCCTTCGGCGAATGCGCTATCCTAGGGTAAAAGCCCTTGTATGTCAAACCCTTATCGTCCTTTGCAAGGCTTGACAGCGTCGCTCGGAAGGGCTATTCTCTGCCGACTTGAGTTATCCCCGCAGTCATGGAAGGAACCCCCTATGTTCGGCATCGGCATGCCCGAAATGCTTATGATTCTGGCCCTGGCGTTGATCGTTATCGGCCCCAAACGGTTGCCTGATATTGCCCGGGCGCTCGGTCGTGGCTACTCTGAATTTCGTCGTGCCACCGATGAGTTGAAACATATCATCAGCACCGAGGTGAATCAGTCGAACCGGCCACCGTCGTCACCCAGTGCCGCCAGGTTGCCGACCGACAAAATTTATCCGCCGGGGATGGCTGACGATCCTTATCCCGATGCACAGTCCCCCGCCGGGGATACCCCCGCACCAGGGGCCTTTACCCGCCCCGTAGCCGATCCGGCGTCGCCCGCTGCTGAACAGGACGATACTTCCGTGAATAAAAAAGAGGATCTCTGAATGGGCGCTGAAGCGGAAAATAACGACCGTCTGCCGTTCATGTCTCATCTGGAAGAGTTGCGCAAGCGGCTGATGATCAGCTCCGCTGCCTGGCTGGTAGCGTTTCTGTTCTGTTATTCCTTCGGGGAAGAGCTTTTCAACTACATCTCCGCTCCGGTACGCAATGTTCTTCCCAAAGGGCATTCGCTGGTCTTCATCACCGCGACCGAACCGTTCTTCACCTATCTCAAGGTTGGCGCACTGGCTGGATTGCTGATTGCGTTGCCGGTGATCCTCTGGCAGCTCTGGGCGTTCATCGCCCCCGGCCTCTTCAAGCACGAAAAGAAGTTGGCGGTTCCTTTTGTCATCGCCAGTTGCCTGTGCTTCGGTTGCGGTGCTTACTTCGGCTTTTTCTTTGTCTTCCCGATGATCTACAAGTTTCTGATCGAGTACGGAATTGGCTCTGGCGAAATCAGCGCGATGCTCTCGATGGGGGCTTATCTGTCCCTGACCAGTAAACTGCTGGTTGCTTTCGGCCTGGTTTTTGAGCTGCCGATCATCATCTTCTTCCTCGCCCGCATGGGGATCGTCGATCACGTCTGGTTGGCGAAAAATCGCAAATTCGCGTTGCTGTCAGCTTTCATCATCGGCGCGATACTGACCCCCCCCGATATCTTCTCGCAAACCGCGCTGGCCTTGCCCTTTGTGATTCTCTACGAAGTCGGGGTTATCGTCGCCCGCCTGTTCGGCAAAAAAAAGAAAGTCGATGAGGAAGCCCTCGTGCCTGACGATGAGGGGACAACAGCGGAATAATGCGCGGATATCGGTCTACAAAAATTCACTGATCAGATGATTGAAAAGCAGCCAGCCGTCCAGATCGAAGGACCAGACGCCATTGTTTGATTGCAGGCGTTCACCACATTTCGTCAGTGCCTGCGGGAAGGCGGTGGCGAGGGAAACGCCGAAGCGTGCGCACAGTTCCGCATCGGTAACCCCGGATCGGGTACGCAGACC
Protein-coding sequences here:
- the nadA gene encoding quinolinate synthase NadA — encoded protein: MEQTEIIQEIKRLCVEHNALLLAHNYQRDEVQEIADITGDSLALSIEAARAENDIIVFCGVHFMAESAAILAPDKTVLLPRADAGCPMADMVTPAGLHAMKAEHPSATVVTYVNSSAAVKAESDICCTSSNAINVVKSLAADELILVPDRNLGRYIASFTDKTCYFWEGYCPTHDRLKVADIERTRADHPDALFMAHPECSPDILALADHICSTSGMYAYAAHSTAHKFIVGTEMGILYRLRKDNPDKEFILPSTSLICPNMKLTSLEDILQCLQTMSPVVTVPEATRERAKLTLDRMLAVPRD
- a CDS encoding twin-arginine translocase TatA/TatE family subunit, with product MFGIGMPEMLMILALALIVIGPKRLPDIARALGRGYSEFRRATDELKHIISTEVNQSNRPPSSPSAARLPTDKIYPPGMADDPYPDAQSPAGDTPAPGAFTRPVADPASPAAEQDDTSVNKKEDL
- the tatC gene encoding twin-arginine translocase subunit TatC; this encodes MSHLEELRKRLMISSAAWLVAFLFCYSFGEELFNYISAPVRNVLPKGHSLVFITATEPFFTYLKVGALAGLLIALPVILWQLWAFIAPGLFKHEKKLAVPFVIASCLCFGCGAYFGFFFVFPMIYKFLIEYGIGSGEISAMLSMGAYLSLTSKLLVAFGLVFELPIIIFFLARMGIVDHVWLAKNRKFALLSAFIIGAILTPPDIFSQTALALPFVILYEVGVIVARLFGKKKKVDEEALVPDDEGTTAE